One Clostridium sp. CM027 genomic window carries:
- a CDS encoding nitroreductase family protein, which translates to MNLKEVFKNRRAINFFDVNKGLEEGTLKDIINLAVLAPSAFNLQPWEIIAVKSKEAKEKLYKLSSSQPKILEAPVTLIIVGNKTGYDETNPTWKDMLKLFGGDKEKLAGTQGFAHSLYGTSEENKLKFAESNAGLLAMSIMYAAKNLGVDSHPMSGMDFEGVRKEFGLDENKTVVMLISLGYLDESKTLYPRAYRRGYDEIVKEV; encoded by the coding sequence ATGAATTTAAAAGAAGTTTTTAAAAATAGAAGAGCTATCAATTTTTTTGATGTAAATAAAGGTCTTGAAGAGGGAACACTAAAGGATATAATTAATCTTGCGGTATTAGCTCCATCAGCATTTAACCTTCAACCTTGGGAAATTATAGCAGTGAAATCTAAAGAAGCTAAAGAGAAATTGTATAAACTTTCAAGTAGTCAGCCTAAGATATTAGAGGCTCCAGTGACCCTAATAATTGTAGGTAATAAAACTGGATATGATGAAACAAATCCTACATGGAAGGATATGTTAAAGCTATTTGGTGGTGATAAAGAAAAATTAGCAGGTACACAAGGGTTTGCACATAGTTTATATGGTACATCAGAGGAAAATAAATTAAAGTTCGCTGAGAGTAATGCAGGACTTCTAGCAATGTCTATAATGTATGCAGCTAAGAACCTTGGAGTAGATTCTCATCCAATGAGTGGCATGGATTTTGAGGGTGTGAGAAAAGAATTTGGACTTGATGAGAATAAGACAGTAGTAATGCTAATCTCACTTGGATACTTAGATGAAAGTAAGACACTTTATCCAAGGGCATATAGAAGAGGCTACGATGAGATAGTTAAAGAAGTTTAA
- a CDS encoding oleate hydratase, translating to MEQNYKNINEFSNGDNYKIKAYLVGGGIASLASAVYFIRDGHVSGKNISIFEESNITGGSLDAQGSAENGYVYRGGRMFDEEAYTATFDLLSSIPSLTDSEKTLYDEFVEFNKKFKSSAKARLVGENKEVIDVSSLGFNQQNRLDLIKIMAQSEESLGTSRVKDCFGDSFFKSKFWFMWCTTFAFQPWHSAVEFKRYLHRFIHELPRINTLSGVRRTPYNQYDSMVLPIVKWLKEQGVHFEMNCEVTNLDFKTSENEKTVERIHYTSNGKQKSIHIKNGDYVLVTIGSMTAGSSLGSMSTVPKVEAKSLGGSWKLWENIAKNRPEFGKPSVFDDHIDESLWESFTVTFRDPTFFRLMENFNENSVFTFKDSNWLMSVVLPHQPYYNNQPENVNICWGYCLSPNKKGNYVQKKMSECTGEEILTELCRHLALKEEMPLILKTSTCIPCIMPFITSQFLPRTMGDRPAVVPIGSTNLAFIGQFCEMPDDVVFTVDYSVRSAQTAVYSLLKLDKEVTPIYKGQYDTRVVIDSAMTMLRDDNLRESLSSVLNIFKAPETK from the coding sequence ATGGAACAAAACTATAAAAATATAAATGAATTTTCTAATGGTGATAATTATAAAATAAAAGCTTATCTTGTTGGAGGTGGAATTGCATCCCTTGCTAGTGCTGTTTATTTTATTAGAGATGGACATGTTTCTGGAAAGAATATATCAATATTTGAAGAGTCTAATATAACAGGTGGTAGTCTAGATGCCCAAGGTTCAGCTGAAAATGGGTATGTCTATCGTGGTGGAAGAATGTTCGATGAAGAAGCCTACACCGCCACTTTTGATCTTTTATCAAGCATTCCGTCATTAACTGATTCAGAAAAAACATTATATGATGAATTTGTTGAATTCAATAAGAAATTTAAGTCTAGCGCTAAAGCTAGATTAGTTGGTGAAAATAAAGAGGTAATTGATGTATCTTCTCTTGGATTTAATCAACAGAATAGATTGGATTTAATTAAAATTATGGCTCAATCTGAGGAATCACTTGGAACAAGTAGGGTAAAAGATTGTTTTGGAGATTCATTTTTCAAAAGTAAATTTTGGTTTATGTGGTGCACAACTTTTGCGTTTCAACCATGGCATAGTGCAGTAGAATTTAAGAGATATCTTCATAGATTTATTCATGAGTTGCCTCGTATTAACACTTTATCTGGTGTCCGTCGCACGCCGTACAATCAATATGATTCTATGGTTTTGCCAATAGTTAAATGGCTAAAAGAACAAGGCGTCCACTTTGAAATGAATTGTGAAGTCACTAATCTAGATTTTAAAACTTCTGAAAATGAAAAAACTGTAGAACGTATTCATTATACTAGTAATGGAAAACAAAAAAGTATTCACATTAAAAACGGGGACTATGTTCTTGTAACCATTGGATCTATGACGGCAGGATCAAGCCTTGGATCAATGTCAACTGTACCTAAGGTTGAAGCTAAGAGCTTAGGAGGCTCGTGGAAACTTTGGGAAAATATAGCGAAAAATAGACCTGAGTTTGGTAAGCCATCCGTTTTTGATGATCATATAGATGAATCGCTATGGGAATCATTCACAGTTACTTTTAGAGATCCAACATTTTTCAGATTAATGGAGAATTTTAATGAAAATTCTGTATTTACTTTCAAGGACTCCAATTGGCTTATGTCAGTTGTTTTACCTCATCAACCATATTATAATAATCAACCTGAAAATGTTAATATATGTTGGGGCTATTGCTTGTCTCCAAATAAAAAAGGTAACTATGTGCAAAAAAAGATGTCTGAATGTACTGGTGAAGAGATATTAACAGAATTATGTCGCCATCTTGCTTTGAAAGAAGAAATGCCTTTAATTCTCAAAACATCTACATGTATACCATGTATAATGCCTTTTATAACAAGTCAATTTTTACCTAGAACAATGGGAGATAGGCCTGCGGTTGTACCAATAGGATCAACTAATTTAGCATTTATTGGACAATTCTGTGAAATGCCTGACGATGTTGTTTTTACAGTTGATTACTCGGTTAGATCAGCACAAACAGCAGTTTATTCTCTTCTCAAATTAGATAAAGAGGTTACTCCTATTTACAAGGGCCAATATGATACCCGTGTAGTAATTGATTCAGCTATGACTATGCTAAGGGATGATAATCTCCGTGAATCACTTAGCTCAGTATTGAATATATTTAAGGCTCCCGAAACAAAATAA
- the tnpB gene encoding IS200/IS605 family element RNA-guided endonuclease TnpB produces MLKAYKFRLYPNNEQQVYLAKTFGCTRFVYNQILAERKLIYEQYKDNKEELKKQKLPTPAKYKKEFEWLKEVDSLALANAQMNLQRAYANFFRDNSIGFPKFKSKRNNNKAYTTNNQISKSIPNGTVFIKDNKIKIPKLKSMINIKQHREFTGLIKSCTVSQVSSGKYFISILVDAENIQLSKIDTKIGIDLGIKEFAITSDGNLFHNPKHLKKSEKRLAELQKNLSRKQKGSNNRIKSRLKVAKIHEKIANQRKDFLHKVSTQLINENQVIVIEDLKVSNMIKNHKLAKSIADVSWFEFRRMLEYKAEWYGREIIIAPVRYASSQLCSKCGNKSSQTKDLSCRTYICPVCGMIMDRDINASKNLLKLAM; encoded by the coding sequence TATATTTAGCTAAAACATTTGGATGCACTAGATTTGTTTATAATCAAATTTTGGCAGAAAGAAAACTTATATATGAGCAATATAAAGATAACAAAGAGGAACTAAAGAAACAAAAACTTCCAACACCTGCAAAATATAAAAAAGAATTTGAATGGTTAAAAGAAGTTGACAGTTTAGCGTTAGCAAATGCTCAAATGAATTTGCAGAGAGCTTATGCTAATTTCTTTAGGGATAACTCAATTGGATTTCCTAAGTTCAAAAGTAAAAGAAACAATAATAAAGCCTATACAACTAACAATCAAATAAGTAAAAGTATTCCAAATGGAACAGTATTTATTAAAGATAATAAAATAAAAATTCCTAAATTAAAATCTATGATTAATATTAAACAACATAGAGAATTCACTGGATTAATTAAATCATGTACAGTATCACAAGTATCAAGTGGTAAGTATTTTATATCAATATTAGTTGATGCTGAAAATATTCAGTTATCTAAAATAGATACTAAAATAGGCATAGACTTAGGTATCAAAGAATTTGCTATAACAAGTGATGGAAATCTTTTTCATAATCCTAAACACTTAAAAAAATCAGAAAAGAGATTAGCTGAACTTCAAAAAAACTTATCAAGGAAACAAAAGGGTAGTAATAATAGAATAAAATCAAGATTGAAAGTTGCTAAAATCCATGAGAAAATAGCTAATCAAAGAAAAGATTTTCTTCACAAAGTGAGCACTCAATTAATTAACGAAAACCAAGTTATAGTTATTGAGGACTTAAAAGTAAGTAATATGATAAAAAATCATAAATTGGCTAAGAGTATAGCCGATGTTAGTTGGTTTGAATTTAGAAGAATGTTAGAATATAAGGCTGAATGGTATGGTAGAGAAATAATAATAGCACCAGTAAGGTATGCAAGTAGTCAATTATGTTCTAAATGTGGTAATAAATCAAGCCAAACAAAAGATTTATCTTGCAGAACTTATATATGTCCAGTATGTGGAATGATAATGGACAGAGACATAAATGCAAGTAAAAATTTATTAAAACTAGCAATGTAA
- a CDS encoding ribonuclease Z: MVDLALLGCGGGMPIPERYLSSLLINYKGRKILIDCGEGTQVSMKILGWGFKSIDVICITHGHADHIVGLPGILATIGNSGRTDPITIIGPKGITNIVKGLRVAAPYLPYELNILENPKEPVKIQASLKCINTSVGEFNDLIISTLELEHSTNCLGYSLYFNRKPKFDVGSAAKNEIPKRFWSRLQKNEIINEHDKTYFPSMVMGKERTGIKISFITDTRPTPKITTFIKGSDLFICEGTYGNENDIEKAIRNKHMTFSEAAELALSGDVQELLLTHFSPSMINPEEYKDRAEGIFKNTIIGFDRIVRSMSFKD; the protein is encoded by the coding sequence TTGGTTGATTTAGCATTGCTAGGATGTGGAGGGGGAATGCCAATTCCCGAAAGATATTTATCTTCGCTTCTCATAAACTATAAAGGAAGAAAAATACTTATTGACTGCGGAGAAGGTACCCAGGTATCAATGAAAATACTTGGCTGGGGGTTTAAGTCGATAGATGTGATTTGTATAACTCATGGACATGCAGATCACATTGTAGGACTTCCAGGTATTCTTGCAACGATTGGTAACAGTGGTAGAACTGATCCCATTACTATAATTGGGCCTAAAGGTATTACTAATATTGTGAAAGGGCTAAGGGTTGCAGCACCTTACCTTCCTTACGAACTTAATATCTTAGAAAATCCTAAAGAACCCGTGAAAATACAAGCTTCATTAAAATGTATTAATACTTCAGTAGGAGAATTTAATGATTTAATAATTTCAACACTAGAACTTGAGCACTCAACTAATTGTTTGGGTTATAGCCTCTATTTTAATAGAAAACCAAAATTTGATGTAGGAAGTGCAGCTAAAAATGAAATACCAAAGAGATTTTGGAGTAGATTGCAAAAAAATGAGATTATAAATGAACATGATAAAACATATTTTCCAAGCATGGTGATGGGAAAAGAAAGAACAGGGATAAAGATTAGTTTTATAACAGATACAAGGCCAACTCCTAAAATAACAACTTTTATTAAAGGAAGTGACTTGTTCATTTGTGAAGGTACCTATGGTAATGAAAATGATATTGAAAAAGCCATAAGGAACAAACATATGACATTTAGTGAGGCGGCAGAACTTGCTTTAAGTGGAGATGTACAAGAACTTTTATTAACGCATTTTAGCCCTTCAATGATTAATCCGGAAGAGTATAAAGATAGAGCAGAAGGCATTTTTAAAAACACTATTATTGGCTTTGATAGAATTGTACGGAGTATGTCTTTTAAAGATTAG
- a CDS encoding acetoacetate decarboxylase family protein has product MNSFVKNPNDIKKYISKPTTFYDAQMLTAYWETKPEIIARILPAPLKPLKVPLVHAFVANYPRTNFCPPYKEAALFIPADFNGRIGMYCLSMPISDGMAMGLGREIYGFPKKMAEIELKKDGDSVYGSVSRNGINFFSVKANLNGKCNAEDGQKIIADNYGEGLPIFNFKYSKSPDGSGFDLSPLLIEQGATMDNKVFKTGEFEMNLKDSPHDPWAELEVVKMLGCTYTVGTSVLLRGKVLAEVDPIAYLPYSNSKWDWWEDTL; this is encoded by the coding sequence ATGAATAGTTTTGTAAAAAATCCAAATGATATTAAAAAATATATTAGTAAACCTACAACTTTTTACGATGCTCAGATGCTCACAGCTTATTGGGAAACAAAGCCAGAGATTATTGCACGTATACTTCCAGCACCTCTAAAGCCTCTTAAAGTACCTTTGGTACATGCTTTTGTAGCTAATTATCCTAGAACAAATTTTTGCCCTCCATACAAGGAAGCAGCTTTATTTATACCAGCAGATTTTAATGGTCGAATTGGAATGTATTGTCTTTCAATGCCTATAAGTGATGGCATGGCTATGGGGCTTGGCAGAGAAATTTATGGTTTTCCAAAGAAGATGGCAGAAATCGAACTTAAGAAAGATGGAGACTCTGTTTACGGAAGTGTATCTCGAAATGGAATAAACTTCTTTAGTGTAAAAGCAAATCTTAATGGAAAATGTAATGCTGAAGATGGACAGAAAATAATTGCTGATAATTATGGAGAGGGATTACCTATATTTAATTTCAAATATTCTAAGTCACCAGATGGCAGTGGATTCGACTTAAGCCCACTACTTATAGAGCAAGGTGCAACTATGGATAATAAAGTGTTTAAAACTGGAGAATTTGAGATGAATCTGAAAGACTCACCACATGACCCTTGGGCAGAATTAGAAGTTGTAAAGATGCTAGGTTGCACTTACACTGTAGGAACTTCAGTACTTTTAAGGGGTAAAGTTTTGGCAGAAGTAGATCCAATTGCGTATTTACCATATTCAAATTCAAAATGGGATTGGTGGGAGGATACTCTATAA
- the brnQ gene encoding branched-chain amino acid transport system II carrier protein — MKDSTKHSVIIGFALFAMFFGAGNLIFPPFLGKTAGSAFFASIIGFLITGVGLPLTGVIACAKINGTYDKMANRVGKKFAIITGVALILVIGPLFAIPRTAASTFELGIHPIFPSVPQNIVVILYFAITLAFVLKPSSIIDNIGKILTPALLLMLAIIIFKGIIDPIGPVVATSYKGGFSKALIEGYQTMDAMASVIFAGIIISSVRAKGYKNTKDIMNMTIKSALVAVAGLTFVYAGLMYLGTQTSTLFPADISRTKLVTELVKLDLGSVGAVILSLCVALACLTTAIGLLASGATFFANLSNNKVSYKTAAVIMAVVSGLIATKDVDSIITLAGPVLQILYPIVIVLIVITLLGDIVKSNTAVAITTYTALIISILDTINSIYANSIGFIKFIPLSSVGFSWLIPALIAFVISNILIKPKEVINEDEADSILEGEIM; from the coding sequence ATGAAAGATTCAACAAAACATTCCGTGATTATAGGTTTTGCACTATTTGCAATGTTTTTCGGTGCAGGAAACCTAATTTTTCCACCATTCTTAGGAAAAACTGCAGGAAGCGCATTTTTTGCATCCATAATAGGATTTCTCATTACAGGCGTTGGTCTTCCACTAACTGGAGTAATTGCCTGTGCCAAAATTAATGGTACTTACGACAAAATGGCCAATAGAGTAGGTAAAAAATTTGCTATAATAACTGGTGTAGCTTTAATTCTTGTTATCGGTCCGTTATTTGCAATTCCAAGAACCGCTGCATCAACTTTCGAGCTTGGAATACATCCAATATTTCCATCTGTGCCACAAAACATAGTAGTTATATTGTATTTTGCAATAACACTTGCGTTTGTGCTTAAACCTTCTTCAATAATTGATAATATAGGTAAAATACTTACCCCCGCACTTTTATTAATGCTAGCTATAATTATATTTAAAGGAATAATAGATCCTATTGGACCAGTTGTAGCTACATCTTATAAAGGTGGATTTTCAAAAGCTTTAATAGAAGGTTATCAAACAATGGATGCTATGGCTTCTGTTATATTTGCAGGAATAATTATTTCATCTGTTAGAGCAAAAGGTTATAAAAATACAAAAGATATAATGAATATGACTATAAAATCAGCACTAGTTGCTGTAGCGGGTTTAACCTTTGTATATGCTGGACTTATGTATCTCGGAACACAAACAAGTACTTTGTTCCCCGCAGATATATCTAGAACTAAGCTAGTTACAGAGCTTGTTAAGTTAGACCTAGGTAGCGTTGGTGCAGTTATTCTTAGTTTATGTGTTGCTCTTGCATGCTTAACAACCGCTATAGGGTTACTCGCAAGTGGAGCAACATTCTTTGCTAATCTTTCAAATAATAAAGTATCTTACAAGACTGCTGCTGTTATTATGGCTGTAGTAAGTGGATTAATAGCTACGAAAGACGTTGATAGTATAATTACATTGGCAGGGCCTGTTTTACAAATTTTATATCCAATTGTAATTGTTCTAATAGTTATTACATTGCTTGGAGATATTGTGAAGAGTAATACGGCTGTTGCTATAACTACATACACAGCGCTAATTATAAGTATTTTAGATACTATAAATAGTATCTACGCAAATAGCATTGGATTTATTAAATTTATTCCTCTATCAAGTGTTGGATTCTCATGGCTTATACCTGCTTTAATAGCTTTTGTAATTTCTAATATTTTAATTAAACCAAAAGAAGTTATAAATGAAGATGAAGCTGATTCAATTCTTGAGGGTGAGATAATGTAA
- a CDS encoding SDR family NAD(P)-dependent oxidoreductase encodes MKEFKGKVAVITGAANGIGFAIAKECARREIKIVIADIDGRDLKRAEEQLKAEGAEVLAVEMDVMKFEDMEMLAKIALEKFQHIDLLFNNAGVVVAGPAWLLSLNDWEWVMKANVWGIIHGEKVFIPIMLKQDTECHIVNTSSVAGLLDLNGMSAYHTSKFAAVGLSESTYLDLQCETDKIKMSVFCPGFIQTDLDNCERHRPNIYKNDMSQPYYQSDLYKEEEQKKHKVIKGGIPIDTIGATIFKAIEEEKFYILTHEELNPLIGLRVKNMFEGGSPSMNVIRGVK; translated from the coding sequence ATGAAAGAGTTTAAAGGTAAGGTAGCAGTTATTACAGGCGCTGCAAATGGAATAGGATTTGCAATAGCTAAGGAATGTGCACGAAGAGAGATTAAAATAGTTATAGCAGATATTGATGGAAGGGACTTAAAAAGAGCGGAAGAACAACTTAAGGCAGAGGGAGCTGAAGTATTAGCTGTTGAAATGGATGTCATGAAATTTGAGGACATGGAGATGCTAGCGAAGATTGCCCTTGAAAAATTTCAACACATAGATTTATTGTTTAATAATGCAGGAGTCGTAGTTGCAGGGCCAGCTTGGTTACTATCTTTAAATGATTGGGAATGGGTTATGAAAGCTAATGTCTGGGGCATTATCCATGGCGAAAAAGTGTTCATTCCAATAATGTTAAAACAGGATACTGAGTGCCATATTGTTAATACTTCTTCTGTAGCTGGGCTTTTGGATTTGAATGGAATGTCAGCTTACCATACTTCGAAATTTGCAGCGGTTGGTCTTTCTGAATCTACCTACTTAGATCTTCAATGCGAAACGGACAAAATAAAAATGTCAGTATTCTGTCCAGGATTTATTCAAACAGACCTTGATAATTGTGAGAGGCACAGACCAAATATTTATAAAAATGATATGAGCCAGCCTTATTATCAAAGTGATTTATATAAAGAAGAAGAGCAAAAGAAACATAAGGTTATCAAAGGCGGTATACCAATTGACACAATTGGGGCAACTATATTCAAGGCAATTGAAGAAGAAAAATTTTATATCTTAACACATGAAGAGTTAAATCCACTTATAGGTCTGAGAGTAAAAAACATGTTTGAAGGTGGAAGTCCATCTATGAATGTAATAAGAGGCGTTAAGTGA